DNA sequence from the Verrucomicrobiota bacterium genome:
GCTCGATTCGGTCACCTACCTTCACGTCAGTAAAGCCCACCCCCCATGAAGCCAGTCAACACATAGCTGGTCCCGGGCTTCTCGGCACGGTCACCCGCTAAGTTGAATAAGTCCTCTAATCCGGCTTCATAGGTTCGCGAATGCAGTCCGCGGTTCGATCGAATGAAGTTGCGAGTGCTCGGACAGAGAAAAGTCTTGGCCGCCGGAACGTGCTGCGGGTAAAGCCAGTTGAAATTTCGATCACCCTTCCAGACGGTCGCGGAGAAATTGCCTCCCGAGTCCTCATCGGCGTACAGGAGAGATCCCACGCCCAGTTGCTTCAGATTATTGACACACTCGACCCGTCTCGCCCGTTCTTTTGCACGGCTCAGTGCCGGCATCAACATACCGGCCAGGACCCCGATGATTGAAATAACGACCAGCAGTTCCATGAGAGTGAATCCTTGGCGGTGTGTCATGCTCCAGGCAGGGTAGTTGGCTT
Encoded proteins:
- a CDS encoding prepilin-type N-terminal cleavage/methylation domain-containing protein yields the protein MTHRQGFTLMELLVVISIIGVLAGMLMPALSRAKERARRVECVNNLKQLGVGSLLYADEDSGGNFSATVWKGDRNFNWLYPQHVPAAKTFLCPSTRNFIRSNRGLHSRTYEAGLEDLFNLAGDRAEKPGTSYVLTGFMGGGLY